AACATATGGACCCTTGCAGAAAGCAagcattatttaaattaaatacctAACTTTGTCTTTTAGTTGATGGTTTACTCCTTACAATGTGAACTTCCTTTGTTGTGTGACGTCACACAAGTGAATTTTATGGCATTTGCAAGAAGGAACTTCAAATGAGTTTGGAGTTATATTtgtaattaaacaataaaacagttcCTAGTTGCAGAATTAGGGCCCAAAGGAACGACAACAAGGTCTGAATCACGCtccaaaaacaatgcaatgaGATCTGTAGTGCCAGAAGCTCTTGTTTACATGCATAGGAAATCATTTTAGCTAGAGTACAGCCCCCCTGTCTTTAAATGTCCACGTGCAAAGTACTCTGTATTCAGGGGGGCCTACATGTGGCGGCCGTGTGTTGCGGCCTGCGGTGTGAAGGTTTAACAGGCCCTCGCGTTTCTTCTTCACACCCAGAAGAGAGGATGATAATTACACCGACACTTCCTGCATCAAGTCGTGAGGGAGGCTGTGCAGAtggggaggatgaagagggagTACAGCAGGATCTTTAAAGGACACCATCACATCTCTTTGCATTGCATGTCTGGCTGTCTGTGCATGGGTGTGCAGAGCTGCTGATGAGAGGCAGGTGTGCAGGGAGGAGAGTGGGAGAGGCAGGAAAGGCTGGTGCATAAAGATGAGAATAGGAAAGTGTTTGTAGTAAAATAATCTCCTCAGTAAATGGGATCAGAGGAgtctgaggacacacactttgcaCATTAATCCTCCGTCTCTCGTGGGTCACCTTCTGAACGTCTGGGGGATTCGGTGTGTTTACATTACGGCTCGTGTGTTGCGAGACCAATTAAACACAAGTCATCCTTTTTCCACggctttacacacacaaaccgtTTTGGGGTCTGTTGCCCCCAATTTCTCCTACGAGGCTCTTCCATCACATCTCCCTTACCCCGTACAACAGCAGGGGGGGCGGTGCAACTCCAAAACCCCCCTCCTGGGCAGGGTGATGGTGTGTAAAGAGAATCATTAAGACTCAATTtgtgacatgcacacacacacacacacacacacacacacacacacacacacacacacacacacacacacacacacacacaccatcgcCTGAGGAGGACAATCCATCACCAGCAGCAACATTCCTCAAAATATGACGCCTGTCTGCacgacctctgacctccaggATGTGTGTCTGAACATGACCACACACActtgggggggttgggggggggggggggggggggtaaaggtATCGCTGTTGATCATTTTGTGGtaattttcctgtttttgtgtcaATTTGTGGTTGTGTGTTGAGAACCTGTGAGGATTTTGCATCATCTGGTGGTTGATCTGCCCCTCTTCAGGttcttttgtgttgttgtgattgttttgcatctctttgtggttgttgttAGTCTCTAAGcgtctgcatttattttacgtCCGCTTggctattttgtattttttaaatggtcgTTTTGCGTCTATTTTGGTCttctttacatttgtttttcgcctctttgtttgtttaggtGACtgtccctcctccctccctgttcAGCTATCCCTCTGTGGAATCGTCCTCAGAAAGACACTCagccctcctcctctgtttctgaCCTCCATCATGAAAGTCATACATGTGtaatatattcaaaatgtatttaattaccCCGTTATATTTATGCATAATGAGGAGATAGGATGAAAGCGATGTAATGGAGGACCATTTcaggaaaacaaatgcatgCTTTCTGCTTGTTGACCCTCCTTTCCATTTTACCACTAGCCCCCCAGCCCTAAATAATGGGTAATTGTTCAAGAAGAAGGGATGacagggaggtgtgtgtgtgtgtgtgtgtgtgtgtgtgtgtgtgtgtgtgtgtgtgtgtgtgtgtgtgtgtgtgtgtgtgtgtgtgtgtgtgtgtgtgtgtgtgtgtgttaagagtCTTTATTAAGGGTTCTTCTGCTGTAATGTAATTCCTCCGTCCTCCATGCATTGTACTCGAGAGCTTCCCCTAACAACGCCCAGTGCTGCTGCTCGGCAACCTCTTCCACTATGTTCCTATGGTAAcaacaagagtgtgtgtgtgtgtccgtatgtgtgtgtgtgtctgggagaTGAGTGAttgtcttgtgtttgtgtgtgttcattatggTTGTGTGGCTTATTTTTACATAATGAATCAATTACAGAGGCTGTGGAGCGAGCTCATTTGCATAATcgcagacaaaaaaaagagagctcTCCACACAACGAGATTTTCACCGAGCATCTCCACACATCACATGCTCGGATCAGTGTTTCCCTGGGAGAAGGTgaggcactgtgtgtgtgtgtgtgtgtgtgtgtgtgtgtgtgtgtgtgtgtgtgtgtgtgtgtgtgtgtgtgtgtgtgtggagggggagggggcgTATAATGGGACGTCCAACTGACAACATTTGCCTGCCAATCTGCACCCTGCTTGCCAAACCCAGCCTCCATAATAGCTCCAGTGAGCAGCTCCACtgtctctattttattttttgcctcATTTTACCATATTGGAGGAAGTGTCATAGCGCCCCCTACTGCTCGATGGTGGTCTCTGGTTTTGGCAAAGCACACAATGGGAAATGTTCAAGCCATAAAGCCTCAATAAAGAGGCAATTGATTGGTGATAGGACACATGTTTTACTAATAGAAATCACCATGAAGCTTCCTTAGTTCATGTAATTAGTgcaaatattttctgttttacaagttttaataaaaaaaggcaaatcgaccacaaagaaatgcaaaacaactacaaaaagtGCAAATATAATCACAGAGATGCAATAAACAGACATGAAGAGATGCAAAATGTACAATTATCACAAATCTTTTGTTACAATTTTGGTCAATTAAGGAGAAATCTATACACATAACAATATCAAATTAGacatttactttatattaagagtattttccactttttccaCGTTTTTGTCAGCTATAAATACACAACTAATCAACTTCAAAATGACTAAAACATTTCAGGGATAAACAGGAGCAAAGCATTTGattcttttaatttaataagCATGTTTAACTGGGTTTTAGAGACAGGAAGTTCTTCGATACAGGGTTTTTAACTCATATGAGTCTGATTATTAGCCAGggtaataaaaaatatgtgttgGTTTAACAGGGGGATCCAAACTGTGCCAGTCATTTTTAACTTAACTTTAAGTTGATTTCAGACCCACTGTGCAGGAGCTGGTTTTGTGGATGCAAAATGCAGTACAATGCTGCCACCGTGTGGTCATCTATAGAACTGCAGTCACTCCATCTATTACGTTATTCGAGGGTCTTTGAGTTTAGTCTCTCCTGCACCATTTCACAGAACAGGTGACATGAAACGGAGTAGCCAATGACTATTACACAAGAGTCCCCTATCATGTATAAAACTCTTGCGTGCAGGACGTTCACATGTTGGCAGATTTGTCTCACTCTCTGCTTGTCCTTCTTGTTGAAGTCGATCTGATGAATTCTCAACAGCTTTCTCCTAACCTCCACCATTATTTGGAGTGTTCCTAATGCAATCTGCAGCCGTGAGACCGTGGATGTTGGCCTCTTGGTCAACATTATCCTTACGAGGTCGGTGCCTTCGCTGTGCACGGACACATCAACTTCTCTGGAGATACGGTCAAACTCCTCTTTGTCAAATTTTTTGATGTATCTGAATATGTAGGAGTCCACCCAGATGCACGTATCCTCCTGATCCCTGGGACCAGCTGCAACTGTGTCCCCAGTGCTACTCTTGGAGGACTTTGAGACATGTTTAAGTCTGGTCTGGATCTTAGCGGTAGTGGCTGGGTTGTTCTGATCTGATTCCTTCAGATAGTCAGCACTGCTGCTGCGGCCTGTCTGACTCTGTCCTCTGATCTGAGCCGCTGAAACCCTGTCTGGTCTGCTGCGTTTTTCTGAAACACCGTCTACTCCTGACTGTTTTGGTGATATTTCCAGCTCCAGGCCTTGTAAGGACGGTCTATTCCTTGAAATTTGCACTGGACTGGGGCTGGTTTCCACTTGCTCTGTCCTGTATTCTGTGGGCATTTCGAGCCGATCACTCTTATGGGAAGCTTTTCGCCTCGGGGAAGGAGTTCTAGCATTTGAGTGCAGGTGTTGGGTTTCCTCACCTGTGGTGTGCAGCGGAGGCGATAAGCAGTTCGCACTTTCTGGTTTGAGCTTAGCATCAGCCCCTCTGTGAGGAGATGTGACCCTGGGATTAGGAGCCATTTCTTTGAGTTTGACGGCAGCTGTTTGGGATGAGGATTTAAGTCTTTCTGCCCTGAGGATGAGGTCCTGTCTCAGGGTCCGGACAGCGGTGAAAGGCCCTTCAATGATGGCTTCCTTCTTCTCAGGCGAAGGTTGGAAACGTATCGACCTGTGAGCTGAACGCAGACTCTGAATCAGCAACGACTGATCTCTGCCGAATACCAAGAGATCAACTGTAGCGCTGGAGACGTATAAAAACACCTGCAGCACAAGAACACATTAATCTTATACATCATCCGAGGAAAGAAGCACAGCCCTATGCATGCAAACAGAAAGTGATCATACATCTGGAGTGAAGGGGAACACCGTGAGCAGGTATTCTTTTGGAAACTCATCGTCCGTCATGATCTGCTGCTCCTTTTGCAGCGCCCTGTTTGCATCTGCCCAGAGAAACACACTGATATGTTATAATGTGAACATCATAGAGCCATTCAGTAATGACACATAGCTTCCTCATTACCAGTCTGATGCTGACATTATACTGTAGATAAATGTCTGATATATACTGTACTATAAGTGGGTCCCATTGGGACCAATTAAAGCATAATACAGGAGATAAATTCAGAAATGACTGGAGTTGGTTTAAGgcatttatgcatttaaatatcTAGTCACTGCTTATGACTTACCGCCAGTCAGAACTAATAAGTGTAATAACTGaataaatgtgaataaatacGAAAACTTAGGAAAACCCTGAAGGTGTTTCCACAAATACTCTCATTGGTATGCATCAGTTTGCAGCTGTATTTCTGCATACAGGTGCAGTAAACTAAAACATactgtttaaaatattcatgCATTACAGTATTAAAGAAAAGCCAGCCCGACATATAGCATTATTAATGATCGCTTTGTGATATTGAGGATGCACTACCGGAAGAAATATATCATTTCCTGTCACTACCTCTGAGAGGTGAACACGATTTCTATtttgattcaaatgtttaagTGTTTACACTTTAAGTACAGCAGGAAgtgttgttaaaataagctGAATATTTACTCTCAAGTGTGAGATGCACACACTGGAGCTGCTTGCAACAAAACAGCTCGTTTATTGTTAACTTATTAGGCTTTAACTTTAGCTTCCTAGAAGTGAGACTAATCAcaacgcacacgcacacgcacacgcacacacacacacacacacacacacacacacacacacacacacacacacacacacacacacacacacacacacacacacacacagttagcagCTTGTAGCTTGTGTTCAGTAGAGGTGGATTTACCTTCAGCATTGTCGAAAGTGACAAAAGCGACTCCCTGCATGTTGGTGGGGGACTGGACGACCCCCACGTCTCCTCCATGGCTCTTTCTGAAGCTCTGGAAGTGAATTGTTAGTTTGTCTATCATCCTGCTGACGGGCAACACCTCGGGCACTCCGGACACCACCAcggtcctctcctcctctgggGAATCTGTCTCCATTTCGGCTGCAGACACGAAGCCCAGCGCGCATCTCAGCTAACTGCTAAAGGCGCCTTTCCCCTCCACGATAAACCCCGGGCTGTCGCTATGAACACACTCTCTGATACATTAGAGTAAGTTTCGCTTTCACTCTGCTGTGCATGGCTAGTTGCATGATTTGGTAACTGCAGAGCTCCACTAGGGGTCCCTGTTTCTCTATATTTCATATTGAAAATGATAGTAATGATAGTTACCTCATCATTTTTGCTATTCTTCCTCCTCACACTATAGGAACATTTTGCATGAAGGAAACTGTTTAATACACTCTTTAGTGTATCTCATAGTGTACTATAATGTTACTTATTATATAAATACTGCTTACTTACCCCTGAATGtgcaccttttttattttaaataccaaGTGCAcgccttttttatttaatagtgtgttattttatatattttttcatccaTCTGTACTGCTGGAATCTCCCCTCTGGGACGGATAAAGGAATTAGGATTCCTTATATACTACTTTCAGATTATTGCGCACCTTTAAACACTGGAAAAAGGTATGTAAACACGTGTGGTGCAAACATTTATTAGAGTCAAaccaaaagaaagagaaagaaaaaagccaCACCAGACACAGCGACCTCTCATgattcacacaaacaaaacccaaacaaagaagaagaagaagaagaagccaaGTAGAGCGACACACTCGTTTGCATTTTTCTTGTgcatataaacattttaattaaatataaaagaaagtgGCCTGGTCGAGTGCAACAAACAGGAACGATGGGGGTcgataaaagaaaacaaatccaggccCAGTTCGATACCAATCAAATCTCCATCTCGTTTCATCACTTCAGTGCAAATCCAACATTCACTGTGTATAAAAGTGACTGTAAATAATTCAGGTAGTATATCTATTATTCAGTGTGTATTATTGTATGGGCTGCTGTGTGCTATTGTTGGGAGCATGTTGTACAAGAGAAAAGTCATTCCTGTGGATAAACGCTTCTCAGTTTCAGTGACAACAGATGATGGAATTATTGAtggacattaaataaaacatgacgCCTGCTTTGATATGAACGCTCAGTTTGGATTCAATCACATGGTAGGGGAGCCCCAATTTTCACAAAAACCTTGTTGAACCAGTTGGCTTACTGTTAGCTCGATATGATGCACACACCTgcttttataaaagaaaatccaaaagCTCTCCAAACACTTTCGAAACAGCAAACTAGAAATTTAAAGTAGAGATGGTCAACGGACGcatttcaaaaaaacaaacctcagaCCTTTTTGGCCAGGAAAAGAAAGataaaatgaagtaaaacaaaataaaaagtgaacattCATTCTTCAAAACATTAGCTTTTGATTTTGGACAGAGTCTGTGAACCGTGACAGTCCAGACTGAGGCAGCAGAGGCAGGTGGTTTCGATGTGCGTTCGTGGCGCGCTCCTTAGACGCACCGGGATCTTAGCAGCTATGAGCCGGCCGAGTCCGAGTCGCAGCGCCCCCCTTTGTGTCCGGTGCTAGTCCTGTGGTGGAGCGTGCTGCTCGGGCCGGCGTATCTGGAGGGTAGCATGGCAAAGATGGAGTATGATGAGGCCAGGTGTCCGCCGGGAGCGTCCCTGGTGGTGTTGCGCAGCCGGGGCCGATGGTCCGACAGCCGCTGGATCAATTGGCCTCCTTTGCAGAGGTCTGCCAGGAGGTGGTGTGAGTCTGTACAGCTGATCCCCTCCGGAGGATCTGTCACTTCCAGGATCTGACTGctcactgcagacacacacagacagcactGTGAGCAGCCGGTAAATACAAACAACTGCCATGGGTGAGGAGAGGAATCAGAGCTACACCATCGGGAGGCTTCAATAAAACGCTGCTGTCAGGGAGAGGCTTTGGGGGGAAGGTCGGTCGAATAAGTCACAGTGTCACTCAAAAGAAGACTGCTGTTTTGTTCCTAGTTTCCAGATTTTCTAAGGTAGAACTTTCCCGTGCAGTGATCACATTATTATCAAACTATTATGATAACCAATTAagacatttttcatgcaaaatgccagaaaaatgcaattaataaCAGATACTTCCTCTCTggtattaaactgaatatctcCCTGGACAATCTAATACAATAGGAAGGACATTTATCACAATTTTCTGACGTTAAATCTATATAACCGCAGTTTAAGCGATTCATGAACCGTCTTACTTTCATTTAATGCACAAAACACTAGGCAGCGTGCGCAGCCCCTCCTTGCTGATGCACCCTTGATATGATTGACTAAAGCACCTGAATAACGCGGAAAAAATACCTAGCTGCGTGCAAAAACTTTACGCCATATTTGAAATCATCAGCACATTTCTGTCGGCACAATACCGCCGGGGCTGCAGGTTGCACTGCCAGGTGTGAGATCTGCCCCGTCTGTGATTTATTCTGCttacattcacaaacacacacacttctcctctTCAGCTACGGAGCGCGGCAAGCATATTCTGACACTACAAAGCCCTGGTGTTATTTCGGGTAATGTGCACAGCagcttttttctcattaaagaTATGATCGTTTTCTTTGGGTTGGCTGAAGTTAAGATCTAAAATGAGCATTTAGTGGTTCTTAGTGTACGGGGAAGGTCAAATCTGGGTGTTATGAACTTAACATGACCTGGAGGTTCACTAAACTAATGCCTCCCTCTGGACTTCCTATTACCTGCTTCACCTACACTGAGATCTGAAGACAGAGGTTTTCTGCTGGCCTTCCTCCCATGAGCGCTTCGCCAAATCCCCAGTGGACCCTGAGGAGACAGAAGGTCATCAGCTGATCTGAAATGCCATATCTCGAACAATATTtcaggagtgtgtgagtgtgtgtctgacctggTGTTTGGCCACCATGTGGGCGGTGTGGATCAGCGGAGGTCTGATGGAGGGTTTGTACTGCAGAGGTTGGCCCAGTAGAGAGTAGTGTGCTTCACCTTTACGGACAAAACACAACAAggtatcaacaaaaaaaagtgggtAAATAATTTACTTCAAAACATTTGTGATTgcttcagtaaaaatgtttttgtgtgacaGCTTCCTCTACAGAACCAAAATGCTTGCAAGAAATCTCTGCACACTCAGGATTGAGGCAGGGCTAGGTTCAGACTATCCTGCCATCACTGCTTTCAGACTGACCTTGTCCACTGTGGCAGAAGGCTGTAGGGAGCGGCGGGGGGTGGTGCGGGTGGTGGGCCATGACAGGGATGGACGTAATGCCTGATGGGAGGCCCTTGACGCTGGGCGGCTGGCCGGGCAAGGGAGTGAGGGCCCGAGACAAGGGCCGGCTGctctacacacaacacaccgGCGAGAAGAAGACGAGggaagaacaaaaacactttcattcaAAAAAAGCAAACGGCTGCGATCCCTCTCAAAGCCATTCCAGTGTTGCTTTAATGTACCGTCCCATCCACATTAGTCCCCTTAATGTACCATTACGCCCTAATGCTGAGGACTGTTCCTTCCTCGTTTTCAGGTTACGCCAGCGCCGACTTCATTTGCTGAGCCTATTTACGGCGACATTTAACCCGCCTGGAGCGCAGGAAGGCAAGCCTGGCATCACTGTCAGCCTCAGACAACCAAACTAAATTGGCTTTCAAATTGCTTTCGTGTAAACGTCTTAACTTTCTGACACGTACTGCATTACATCGCTTGAGCAAATGTAGAATTTACTTTAACATTATTTGGGGAAAAGTCCAAACCTCTGGAGCTGATTAAATCTTGATAAGGTTATGAAGGAGCTCAGGAACATTTGGGAAGAGAGGGGTTTGTCTTTGCACACGGGCAGCGTTTGTACCTGGGTGTTTTCTGGAGGCGGCAGGAGCTCGGCGGGTCTGCGGCTGCGCTGGTGCTCGGGCCCCGGGTGTTTGTGGCTGGGTTGCTTCCGCTGGCAGGGGGAGGGGGCCCGGGGCTGCTGGCAGGAGGGCGCTGTCATTTGCAGCATCACCATGCCGCCGCCGGGAGCCGGGGGTAACAACCCTGCACAgacaaatggaaaaacacaaGCTGGAATCCAAACGCTGTGTTGACGAGGAGCAAATAAGGGGACAAGGACACCAGATTTGTGTTAAATTCATTATATAAACTCGTCATTTATGCATCAAACTGCTCTTTTGTTCGGCTGCACACCTCAGTGGAAACGCAATTAGACTCTAAGTGCCTCGATTTTAAGGGCACATCCGCGGCGGCTATAACATCCCATCCCCTCCGCAATGATCACATTATCTTATGACGCATAAAAACCTCAGCAATCAGGGGGGTTTCAGAAGCTTCTGCCCCATAAATCCCCTCCCTCGTTTAATTAATTTCCATTTACATGAAGCTCACATTAGGTGGAAAGCGTATTGTAAACCTGGCACGGCCGACGCCCCGTGTTGATTTATGAATTATCACCCGACAACAGTATCAAGGACAACGGCTATTTGGACTTAATCTGCAGCTTATTTCTGGACCGAGCCAATTAACAATGTTTACTGGTGACGCTGTAGGTGAGACCTTTATCTGACCTCATTACTGACGGCTGGGAAATGATGGCTCCCTCCAATGCTCGCCCATAATAATCAGGCATGAATAATAAAGGTCATTAGTAAGGAGACTGCCCCACCTGGGCCTCTGGACAGCACGAGCCCTTCGGAAAGGCCAAGACATGAAGAGAAGAGTTATAATGGAGGGATTTATTACTTAAAACTTACTGAATCactctttatttatgttaattCACTTAGTGGTAGTTTTATCTGTCTCCTAATATATATACCCATCACACTTAGCCCCATATATCACCAAAAGCAGTCATATTACCAGTCTCTTGTGCTTTATTTACTGCATTAAAGCATGAATGTGTTGTGGATGGTTTATGATAATCCCGTAGTGAAACAGTTCTCATATAAAACCTTGTATTAGATCATTTATCCCCGCACCAAACAACACTTTCCCTGAGTTGTTTGGTGTATTTGCAGAGGTAGACCAACCGGCTCCGGTGAAAAGAAGGATAAAAGGTGGACGTGCAAATCGCTTTCACTTGTCCAACCCCCGGGGGGCTGTCAGCGCCACGCCTCActctttctcattttgaaaatcCGCAGTGTAAATCTAATCCCGCTTCTGACGGAGACACAGCGGCACAGTCAAGATTATTTCACTAGGAAGCGCGGGTTGTAGTGGTGCAGGAACGCAGTGAGGGAGTGAGTGTTCCCCGTGTGATCCTGAAGAACAGAACCGCGTGTTTGGATCCTGATCGAGCGTACCTGCGTACTGCTGGCCCGGGTGCTGCTGGGAGACGCAGGGCGACGAGGTCTGAGGAAACTGGAGCTGCTCCATCATCTGCGCCGGCAGGAAGCTCACTGTGGAGCTGAGGAACACACCAAGGGGTTAACAACAGGGTAAACTGAGACTTACTTAAAAGCACATTCTCACATGTTTGAAGCTTCTAACTGGCAAGGTATGCAAGATTATAAGGTGGGGTGCATTAATGCCTAGCCTAGCATGAATTTATAGACATTTATTTCTTACTATTTGACCAAAATTACACTTAAAATCATTAACTGAATACACCTTTATTTGGGATTGTTGCTCGGTAAAAACAAGTTATCTGCTGCAATGATTTAGTAATTGTTTTCTGATGTTGTAAAGACATTTGAGAACATCCTCTTGGGCTTGGAGCAACTacattctgacattttatagagcAAACAACACGtctgttaattaaaaacataatggAAAGATTAATCGACCATGAAATTAATTGTGACTTGCATAATTCTGAACAACATCATACatttacctttaaaaaagacagatggATTAACGTTAAAAAAACAGTCTCTAAGATAAGCAGATGCGCCGTATGAAGTCTAAACGTCGATGAAGTCGTCAGCAGAAGTGCTTCAGGCGCCTCAGATGGAGGAGAAAGCAGAGCACGCTCACACCTAAGTGATTGGTAAATCCCTCCTAAACCTGCACAGACGTAAATCTGTTGAGATCTTAGCGCTGCAGCTGGGGATATTAAATTTGAAATTTAACTTTAAGTCTGTGTGCAAAGCAGCCGTGTTGCTCGGTAAGCAACCTGCCTGCAGGGACTCTTCTGCAGCTGCCGGAGAAGCAGGCTGCAGGTGGACAGTCGGGCCTCGTGGGAAAACCCTGAGCCAGCCCGACGCTGCAGCATAAATCACTTCCTCCGACTGCCCTACTAAAGCAGCCTCATTTCACAGCTGGGACAATGAGGGACTGACCTCtcctcaagtgtgtgtgtgtgtgtgtgtgcattgttcCTCTGCAGGTGATGACTGCGAACATGGCTGCCTCATGTCTGGTGTTTGTTACGAGCACACGCCGGTCCCAGTAGTGCTCCGCTCACCATTATCCAGATTGATTGGGTCCGTGGAGG
The Eleginops maclovinus isolate JMC-PN-2008 ecotype Puerto Natales chromosome 24, JC_Emac_rtc_rv5, whole genome shotgun sequence DNA segment above includes these coding regions:
- the LOC134860839 gene encoding uncharacterized protein LOC134860839; translated protein: METDSPEEERTVVVSGVPEVLPVSRMIDKLTIHFQSFRKSHGGDVGVVQSPTNMQGVAFVTFDNAEDANRALQKEQQIMTDDEFPKEYLLTVFPFTPDVFLYVSSATVDLLVFGRDQSLLIQSLRSAHRSIRFQPSPEKKEAIIEGPFTAVRTLRQDLILRAERLKSSSQTAAVKLKEMAPNPRVTSPHRGADAKLKPESANCLSPPLHTTGEETQHLHSNARTPSPRRKASHKSDRLEMPTEYRTEQVETSPSPVQISRNRPSLQGLELEISPKQSGVDGVSEKRSRPDRVSAAQIRGQSQTGRSSSADYLKESDQNNPATTAKIQTRLKHVSKSSKSSTGDTVAAGPRDQEDTCIWVDSYIFRYIKKFDKEEFDRISREVDVSVHSEGTDLVRIMLTKRPTSTVSRLQIALGTLQIMVEVRRKLLRIHQIDFNKKDKQRVRQICQHVNVLHARVLYMIGDSCVIVIGYSVSCHLFCEMVQERLNSKTLE